AAATACAGCTGTTTTTGTAGCATTGAGTATCAACTCACTAAAAATATTTTTGGAAAATGTTAGCATGTCATTTAAAAAAACACCCACTGCTTCAATAAACTTTGGCATCTCGTACTTTTTTGTTAAATCATGCTTTTCGTTTTGAAGCAACTGCATATACTCTTTGTTTGCTTTTATCGTTGGACCAATCACTACTTTGTAGTAATACCAAAAATTTGCAATAGCAAAAGCTGTTGTAGCTATACTAAATGTATACATAAAGTACTGGTTTACAAATTCCCTAAAAAATATATAACCTATTGCTCCTCCTGCAAAATAAAGCAAAAAAGTTACGACAGTAAAAATCACAAGTTTATTAATCATAAATCACCCCCCATTTTTTAATAATTCAAAAAATTTATCTTTTGGCATTGGCTTATAAAAAAGATAACCTTGGAAATAATCGCAATCCATCGATTTTAAAGTATCGAATTGTAACAGCTCTTCTACACCTTCTGCAATTGTTTTTATATTTAGGCTTTTTGCTAGATATATTATAGATTTAACGATATTTTTTGTCTTATCGTTTTGCAAATCTTTAATAAAAGATATATCAATTTTTAGAAATTCAACATTTAGCCTGGTAAGATAAGATAAAGATGAGTAACCTGTTCCAAAATCATCTAATGCAAAATAAATACCATTTTGCCTAAATTCATCAATAAGCCGTTTTATATAGTTAAAATCGTTTAAAAACGCTCTTTCTAATATCTCAATTTTTAGTAAGGTCTCATCAACATTGTGGTATTTCAAGTTTGTTATTATGAGGTCTTTAATATGCTTTAGCATTAAACTTTGAAGCGATAAATTTATAGAAATTGGAATGTATCTAACTATGTTAAATTCTTTTATGTCTTTTAAAACTTGTTCAAATAAATTATTTTCTACATCAACAATCAAAGAAGTTTCTTCTAATATGGGTAAAAATTCTCCTGGCGATATGATATTGGCGCCTTTTTTCCATCTTAATAAGCTTTCTGCGCCCGATATTTTTTTATTTTTATCAACATATGGCTGATAATAAATAATAAATTCATTGTTTAGTAAAGCAAGTTCAAGCTCTGCTTTCAATTTAAGCTTTTTTGATGATTCTTGCTCGATTTGTTTTCTAAAAAAACCTACCTGATTCTCGCCTTTTGTTTTGGCATCTGCTAAAGCAATTTGAGCTTTATTTATTAAATCTTTTGCAGTTTTGGCATCATCCGGGAAAAAGCTCAAACCAATATTAAACGAAAGAGATATTTTACCCTGTTGTGTTTCATAAGGTTTTGATAACTCATTTAATAGTTTAATACATACAACAAATGTGTCTTCTTGGGTTTTTAAATCTTTTAATAAAATACCAAACCTATCGGATTCTAATTTTGCAATAATATCATACTGTCTTAAATTATTTTTTATACGTTGTGCAATATTTTGAAGTATAATGTTTCCTACATCATAACCAAATGCGTGATTTATGTTTTTAAATTGTATAGGGTTTATAATAATGACCGCTCCAATTTGATTTTGTTTTGCTGCCCTTTCCAAAAAAAGTTCAATTGAGTATTCAAAGGTTGTAAGATTTATTAATCCTGTTATTTGATCAAAATGAGAAAATTTGAAAATCTTTTCTTTTAGGTCATCTTCTTTGGCAATTTCTTTTCCTATCAAAATGTAATATTGCTCACCTGCCATATAATCATATAAAAACATGCTTATATAGTAGTCTTTTGATGTATTTTTAAGCTTATACTTAATAATGTTACTAAACTCACCTGTGTTTTTTATAGTATCTAAAAGCTCTTTTTTAAAAGTTTTAGGTTTATCAATTGCAAAAAAATTTATAATGTTTTTGCCTAAAAGCTCTTTTTTTGTATAGCCTGATATTAAAATATGTTTATTGTTTACAAATATAATTTTAAAATTTTCATCGGTTATAATAACAAGTTCAAAACCCTCATTTACAGCTGTGTTTGTAAGCCAAAAAAACTTTTCATCTTCAATTTTTTTGAGAGCAAAAATTAAATCCTGCTGGATTTCGTTTAACAAATGTAAATATTCACCATCAAATATATTTGGTATAACATCGAATATTAAAATTATATATGCAACTTTTAATTTTTTAACAACAGGTATTGCACATGTTGAGCTTATGTTGTGTCTTTCAAAAAAATCAGACATACAG
The DNA window shown above is from Desulfurella sp. and carries:
- a CDS encoding EAL domain-containing protein yields the protein LLLKCWFLKLIWFNKETTIQNYLEILKNSKIFGIFIYQDNGSIVYTNKTFNEFLGYDQSELLGVSFYNLIDVSGENLEIIKNIAKRRTQGEVFSIELKEYVLIGKNKIKVPVSIFAYTIEHERKPSGLVVVFNKTKEKAYEKLFFALSQINQLIIRQNDEEKLLKSVCDVLVDKVDYAFCIVGRVENKIFKPFFTRAQNKDNEEELKSFMFEIKAQNKCKCSASKAFYSKKVSYISNVVDLKNCMSDFFERHNISSTCAIPVVKKLKVAYIILIFDVIPNIFDGEYLHLLNEIQQDLIFALKKIEDEKFFWLTNTAVNEGFELVIITDENFKIIFVNNKHILISGYTKKELLGKNIINFFAIDKPKTFKKELLDTIKNTGEFSNIIKYKLKNTSKDYYISMFLYDYMAGEQYYILIGKEIAKEDDLKEKIFKFSHFDQITGLINLTTFEYSIELFLERAAKQNQIGAVIIINPIQFKNINHAFGYDVGNIILQNIAQRIKNNLRQYDIIAKLESDRFGILLKDLKTQEDTFVVCIKLLNELSKPYETQQGKISLSFNIGLSFFPDDAKTAKDLINKAQIALADAKTKGENQVGFFRKQIEQESSKKLKLKAELELALLNNEFIIYYQPYVDKNKKISGAESLLRWKKGANIISPGEFLPILEETSLIVDVENNLFEQVLKDIKEFNIVRYIPISINLSLQSLMLKHIKDLIITNLKYHNVDETLLKIEILERAFLNDFNYIKRLIDEFRQNGIYFALDDFGTGYSSLSYLTRLNVEFLKIDISFIKDLQNDKTKNIVKSIIYLAKSLNIKTIAEGVEELLQFDTLKSMDCDYFQGYLFYKPMPKDKFFELLKNGG